One Defluviitoga tunisiensis genomic window carries:
- a CDS encoding ABC transporter permease subunit codes for MKKEILDIRLKVIIIFALMIGLFFTFAPFQDFTVSMFSEELPSLEKYLGDNFAENLKDWNFYITSQWFGKNFGQFVPIISIILAFSLFSREYERGTIEFLVARLPRRKIFINKLLVSLITLIIIIFTLSILPSIYSIITAKDFNHSLVFKFMVHVLIGGFFWYSITLLFSVLFNTQIKSLFTSAILLTITTTLGFIKPLGFMNTYKYILGSELFNNGVNWIYSIILLLIGSFCIFLAYYIFEKKEI; via the coding sequence ATGAAAAAAGAAATCTTAGATATACGCCTAAAAGTAATTATCATTTTCGCCCTAATGATAGGATTGTTTTTTACTTTTGCACCATTTCAAGACTTTACAGTGAGCATGTTCTCAGAAGAACTGCCTTCTCTTGAAAAATACCTTGGAGATAACTTTGCTGAGAACTTAAAAGATTGGAATTTTTACATAACCTCACAATGGTTCGGAAAGAATTTTGGCCAGTTTGTACCTATAATCTCAATTATTTTAGCATTTTCTCTCTTTTCTCGCGAATATGAACGTGGAACAATAGAATTTTTAGTTGCAAGATTGCCCAGAAGAAAAATATTCATTAATAAATTATTGGTAAGTCTGATAACCCTTATAATCATAATATTTACATTATCGATTTTACCTTCCATATACTCTATAATAACAGCAAAAGATTTCAATCATAGTTTAGTATTTAAATTTATGGTTCATGTTTTAATAGGTGGATTCTTCTGGTACAGTATTACACTATTATTTAGTGTACTATTCAATACACAAATAAAATCGTTATTTACAAGCGCTATATTATTAACAATAACAACAACTTTGGGTTTCATAAAACCTCTTGGCTTTATGAATACCTATAAATATATCTTAGGATCTGAACTTTTTAATAATGGAGTTAATTGGATATATTCGATTATTCTTTTACTAATTGGAAGTTTTTGTATATTTCTTGCTTATTATATTTTTGAGAAAAAGGAAATATAA
- a CDS encoding ABC transporter ATP-binding protein yields MILEVKDLKKYYDDKLAVDKVNIQVEKSEIFSLLGPNGAGKTTTIKCILGMRKKDSGEIYLNGTYSYLPEKKELYKNLTVQKMLEITPSISNNFSLEKAYNFLKEFEIPLKEKISKLSYGMLTQLYLTIVLSEDVDIYFLDEPTEGLDPLKRLRLFDIIRNLSMNGKTFFYTSHVLSEVEKIADKVAIMVNGQIALMDYLDNIKEKYVACAVDKTTTLNGYLYKQTEKENVYIIEKDKINCNYETATFDMIFEAIAKNQIRGDKK; encoded by the coding sequence ATGATACTAGAAGTTAAAGACCTCAAAAAATATTACGACGATAAACTTGCTGTTGACAAAGTAAATATACAGGTTGAAAAATCTGAAATATTCTCACTTTTAGGTCCAAATGGTGCAGGAAAAACAACTACTATTAAATGTATCTTAGGTATGAGAAAAAAGGATTCTGGAGAAATATATTTAAATGGTACATACTCATATCTTCCTGAAAAGAAAGAATTGTACAAAAATTTGACTGTACAAAAAATGCTTGAAATAACACCTTCAATATCTAATAATTTTTCACTTGAAAAAGCCTACAACTTTTTAAAAGAGTTTGAAATTCCATTAAAAGAAAAGATCTCTAAGTTGTCTTATGGAATGCTTACTCAACTCTACTTAACTATTGTATTATCAGAAGATGTTGATATATATTTCTTAGACGAACCAACTGAAGGATTAGACCCTCTTAAAAGGCTTCGGTTATTTGATATAATCAGAAATCTTTCCATGAATGGAAAGACATTCTTCTATACAAGTCATGTTCTTTCAGAAGTTGAAAAAATTGCTGATAAAGTTGCAATAATGGTTAATGGCCAAATTGCTCTGATGGATTATCTAGATAACATAAAAGAAAAATATGTTGCATGCGCTGTTGACAAAACTACAACCTTAAATGGCTACTTATACAAACAGACTGAAAAAGAAAACGTATATATAATTGAAAAAGATAAAATAAATTGCAATTACGAAACAGCAACTTTCGATATGATATTTGAAGCAATTGCAAAAAATCAAATTAGGGGTGATAAAAAATGA
- a CDS encoding GntR family transcriptional regulator translates to MWFSIDFSSHVPVYKQIVEKIKMKIAKGELKQGDFLPSVRKLAEDIGVNFNTVSKAYKELSEQGIIEVQRGEGYTVKVENLEDFNNEILIEIKNALKKALNAGISPNEIKKIFEEVVGRDFNDTRS, encoded by the coding sequence ATGTGGTTCAGCATAGATTTTTCTTCACATGTTCCCGTATACAAACAAATCGTCGAAAAAATAAAGATGAAGATAGCCAAAGGAGAGTTAAAACAAGGAGATTTTTTACCTTCTGTCAGAAAACTTGCAGAAGATATTGGGGTAAACTTTAATACAGTTTCAAAAGCCTACAAAGAACTCAGTGAACAAGGTATTATAGAAGTTCAGCGTGGAGAAGGCTACACAGTTAAAGTAGAAAACCTTGAAGATTTCAATAATGAAATATTGATAGAAATCAAAAATGCGCTAAAAAAGGCTTTGAATGCTGGAATATCCCCAAATGAAATTAAAAAAATCTTTGAAGAAGTGGTTGGGAGGGATTTTAATGATACTAGAAGTTAA